ATggaaaaatttcaatttattagtgaaggtatttttttttgtgcaggCTTGGTTCATGGAAGTTTTTGGCACTGGCAGCTTTGTCTGTTCTCATCCGTCCTACAGCAGCTGTTGTTTGGATTCTGCTCTGCTCCTGGCATTTGCAGCAACAGAAACAGAATCTGTTGCGACAACTCAGGGTTTATGTGCTTGTGGGGTATGTAGGAGTTATTTTTAACATGTTGTTTTAAATCAAGTTACTGGTTCTTTTATGTTAGATGGTATAGACTTTGTTGTAAGCCtgtttttaaagaagaaaagaaagcaaATATGGATTCTGAGCGGATTGTGGGGTAGTTAAGAATAAGGCCATGATAGTAATGTTAAGTTTCTTGCATGTATTGCCCAGGTGCTCTGCCAGGGCATATTCATGAGACGGAGACCtggatgttgtacatgtgaCTTTTCCCAAACATTAAGATTGCCTGAATTGTAAATTCAAAGAAAGAACGCATCACAAAGCTTTCTGTTTTCTTCGTAAGTGTTTGTAGTGTTTTGGGATCTTCTAACACCttgttcaaatgtgaaaaaaatttaaagctaGTATTTATGAAGAGAGCATTCATAGGTCAGTAAACTACTTGTACCCGTTTTTGCTGGAAACCTACCAACTTAAAAGTCAAAGTATATTTCAAAGTAAAAACAGTTGCACTAGACTGCATATTTCAGGAATAGTGGAATGCAAATATTTTCCAcctaatttattttgttgaaaatgtgttTCCAGCCTGAAATTGtgtttcatacatttttattctAAGCTTTCAATGTAAAGAGCTATGTCTTAGCATTGTTTATCTTATACATAATGAGTTGCCATCTCACTTGTGTTTACAGATCTGTGGCCCTGGCCAGCTCAGCTCTTCTGGATCGTCTGTGTTATGGACATTGGGTGAATGTTCAGTATAACTTCATGGAATTCAATGTGTTATCTGGTATGGGAACCTTCTATGGATCCCACCCCTGGCACTGGTATCTCACCCAGGGTGTGCCTATCCTGCTTACCACCCATTTACTGCCGTTTACCCTTGGGGTCTGGTGGGCACGAAACAAGGTGCTGCTCTGGGTCATTCTCtggattatatttatatacaggtgAGAATATGATTAAAGGTCAATAGCGGACCAAAATGATAACAGAACAGCTAAGTGTATTATTAGTACTGGAATATGTCAGCAGCAATTTATTTCCCTATGTGTGTTAGTCCTGTCAAGAAAGCCACATGTAGTGCTGTTTTAAATCAAAAACagtgcccagaataaaccactgtGCTTTGGCATAGAAGTGATGATATGTCATGCACACATCTTTACCCACAGAATGACCTTGATTAGTACATGtgtggtgaaagacaagtgaaCCCCATTTAGATGTATATTagatcaattacatgtataaagcatcTCTATAATAGCAGCCCACCAGTGACTGAACCAATCATGTCCCAGCAATTAAAAAACGTGCATGATTCTTAACCATATAGCCACTACCCAGCCTctctatgtaaatgtatgtagatgacctaaaatttgaTGCTTTAGATtatgagagttctgttgatatttgctttgagggttttttttggaAGGTAAGGTGATATACTAGAGGggaaatgtgtatgtaaattttacaaccagaagtaatattttgtaacatatttgcttttaaaaatgtacttttttgggATAACATCTAGATTAAATATAGTAAATGATTTGTAAACAACAACTGTTGAGCTGGCACTTGCTGTGATACTTGGCTCTTGTTCCGTGTCTACTAACAATTTATTGTCAAATATGCCTATACATGCTGTGTCAtgtcttttttcctttttcagcTTTCTGGGCCACAAAGAATTTAGGTTCTTGTATTCATTGGTACCAATGGCAATGTACTACTGTGGAGTATACTGCCAATCTCTCTGCACATTACCAAGAATTCacagaaagaaattaaaacagcAGCAAGCCAAGTTAAGCTCAGAAGATCAGAGCGATAGTGCCAATAATAAGTATTCAGATGCAGAGGACAGTCCACCAACAATGCCTGTTGAAGCTAAGCCTCTACCTATtgagttacaacaacaacagaagcaCAAATTCAGTCTTATGAAAGCTAAATTGCTGACAATATTTCTGGCTGTTACGAATATACCAATAGTACTTTACTTTAGTCTCATCCATCAGCGGGGCACCATTGAAGTCATGAGGTACCTCTACCAACAGGGGGAGGCACAAGACATAAATGTTATGTTTCTAATGCCGTGCCATTCAACTCCATATTACAGGTAAGCATTCACAGAAGTAGTGCagtttgtgaaaatatttcctttccTGTTTAGCCAACACGTAGCTTCCGTTAAACAGCTTTAGTTTACATGACTTCAGTCCAAGTCTTGAATTGCACCATTCAGTAAGTCTATTGATAAAAGCTGTGTATAGATGTTACATTCATGATTCCATTCCCTGGAATAGTCATCCTTCATATCTCTAAGGTATTgcatgtataaaaaataaatgacaggatgttaatttattgttattttgtgatattggTGAAGGTCCTAGTATAACAATTCTGTTGTCAGCATATAATACATTCTTTAAAATGCTTATCAATGTTTTGTTCCAGCTATCTTCATTTAAACCAAACAATGAGGTTTTTGACGTGTGAACCAAACTTTGGACGCATGGAAAATTACACAGATGAGGCAGATATTTTCTTCACAGATCCAGAAAAATGGTTGACTATGGAATATGACATGGGAAATTCTTCTCTTCCTAcccattttgtttattttga
Above is a window of Liolophura sinensis isolate JHLJ2023 chromosome 7, CUHK_Ljap_v2, whole genome shotgun sequence DNA encoding:
- the LOC135471368 gene encoding GPI mannosyltransferase 3-like, which translates into the protein MGKENKGSNTIRRRKNKPTVEEISKAREKCPSAPLVASSLEDEGSYMFNEEVLGPSPMKQIMSSDQQLFLGLFAFRTVNALLVQTYFVPDEFWQSQEVAHKMVFGYGYLTWEWRYGLRGYLYPSMFAIFFKILAVFGLDNRLMLIKMPRIVQGFWAACGDLFLYKLSRRLSDRPTAQWALLCQILSWVTLYMSTRTLSNSLESVLTVMALYYYPWPGKPRLGSWKFLALAALSVLIRPTAAVVWILLCSWHLQQQKQNLLRQLRVYVLVGSVALASSALLDRLCYGHWVNVQYNFMEFNVLSGMGTFYGSHPWHWYLTQGVPILLTTHLLPFTLGVWWARNKVLLWVILWIIFIYSFLGHKEFRFLYSLVPMAMYYCGVYCQSLCTLPRIHRKKLKQQQAKLSSEDQSDSANNKYSDAEDSPPTMPVEAKPLPIELQQQQKHKFSLMKAKLLTIFLAVTNIPIVLYFSLIHQRGTIEVMRYLYQQGEAQDINVMFLMPCHSTPYYSYLHLNQTMRFLTCEPNFGRMENYTDEADIFFTDPEKWLTMEYDMGNSSLPTHFVYFDGLIPDIQGFLSKHKYVTKIKLFHTHLPEGRVGSKVLVSTLNKKLNPKR